In Flavobacterium cerinum, one genomic interval encodes:
- the dnaE gene encoding DNA polymerase III subunit alpha, which produces MYLIFDTETTGLPRSWSAPITDTDNWPRCIQIAWQLHDEMGNLVEHQDYLVKPEGFNIPYDAERIHGISTELAMEQGIGLMEVLEKFNIALSKAKFIVGQNIGFDVNIMGCEFHRMNIGSTMAQMPILDTCTEVTAELLKLPGGRGGRYKLPTLTELHQYLFGEPFAEAHNATADVEATTRCFLELIKREIFTKEELDVEADYFLNFRQNHPREIQLIGLQHINLKAASDAIRKRLQQEEVVNRQTVSEEDKKELKDAAFAHLHNHTQFSVLQSTIGINDLVKEAVKFKMPAVAMTDTGNMMGAFQFVSAVLNHNKTAAAKNKEAEEKGEEPTEVEVKPIVGCEFNICENHKDKTKKDNGYQVVLLAKNKKGYHNLAKMSSIAYTDGFYYVPRIDKAIVEKYKEDIIVLTGNLYGEVPSKILNIGENQAEEALIWWKERFGDDLYIEVMRHNQEDENRVNQTLIAFSKKHNIKLVATNNTYYAAKEDANAHDILLCVKDGEKQATPIGRGRGYRYGLPNQEYYFKSGEEMKKLFTDLPEAIINIQEIVDKIEPYSLYRDVLLPKFDIPEEFQVAEDEEDGGKRGENKFLRHLTYVGAAKRYEEITDAIRERLDFELLTIEKTGYPGYFLIVQDFIAEARNLDVSVGPGRGSAAGSAVAYCLGITNIDPIKYDLLFERFLNPDRVSMPDIDIDFDDEGRGRVMDYVINKYGANQVAQIITYGKMATKSAIRDTARVLDLPLFEADRIAKLIPGMMPSKWNLARFLSEDEDLVKKALKSSEEFDRVKELIAIAREEDLAGETIQQAKTLEGSLRNTGIHACGVIITPDDITNFVPVTTAKDSDLYVTQFDNSVAESAGLLKMDFLGLKTLTLIKDTVKLVKYRTGIELDPENFPIDDVETYELFQRGETVGIFQYESPGMQKYMKELKPTVFADLIAMNALYRPGPLEYIPSFIRRKNGDEPIVYDLDACEEYLGETYGITVYQEQVMLLSQKLADFSKGDADVLRKAMGKKQKEVLDKMKSKFIDQAVAKGHDAVKLDKIWKDWEAFASYAFNKSHSTCYAWIAYQTAFLKAHYPAEYMAAVLSNNMNDIKQVSFFMEECKRMGLEVLGPDVNESYYKFTVNENYAVRFGMGAIKGVGGGAVNTIVENRKDGKYRSIFDLSKRIDLRAANKKAFENLALAGGFDCFASTHRAQYFHTDGDNLTFLEKAIRYGSKFQENENSSQVSLFGESSDVQIPEPVVPPCEEWSTMEKLAKEKEVVGIYISGHPLDDYKFEMKYFCNSDLDALKNMELHVGKNLSFGGIVTGVEHRVAKNGMGFASFNLEGYDESYRFSMFREDYLKYRHFLVANYFMYFKVNIKEGWVNKEGKRTEPRIQFLDVKPLQDVLPSFAKKLIIQMNINELQQNMIAALNEVFQMNRGDHSVTFEVMELEKIKRTVEVAPVNEDENTTDEAVEDVEIEIPEEKEEIRVVTKLTMPSRKLKINISNELLQELEKLQLNFRLN; this is translated from the coding sequence ATGTACTTGATATTTGATACGGAAACAACAGGTTTGCCACGAAGCTGGTCAGCACCCATTACCGATACCGATAACTGGCCTCGATGTATTCAGATTGCCTGGCAGTTGCACGACGAAATGGGAAACCTGGTTGAACATCAGGACTATCTGGTAAAACCGGAAGGATTCAATATTCCGTATGATGCCGAACGGATTCACGGGATTTCAACCGAACTTGCAATGGAGCAGGGTATCGGATTGATGGAAGTACTCGAAAAATTTAATATAGCACTTTCTAAAGCTAAATTTATTGTCGGTCAGAATATCGGTTTCGACGTCAATATCATGGGATGTGAATTCCATAGGATGAATATAGGAAGTACAATGGCTCAAATGCCGATTCTGGATACTTGTACCGAAGTAACGGCTGAATTGCTTAAACTTCCGGGTGGTAGAGGAGGACGATATAAATTGCCTACGCTTACAGAATTACACCAATATCTTTTCGGTGAACCGTTTGCGGAAGCACACAATGCAACGGCCGACGTTGAAGCAACCACACGCTGTTTCCTGGAATTAATAAAAAGGGAAATATTTACAAAAGAGGAACTGGATGTTGAAGCCGACTACTTTTTAAATTTCCGTCAGAATCACCCGAGAGAAATTCAGCTGATCGGATTGCAACATATCAATCTGAAAGCGGCTTCGGATGCTATTCGTAAACGATTACAACAAGAAGAAGTTGTAAACCGGCAAACCGTATCGGAAGAGGATAAAAAAGAATTAAAAGATGCTGCTTTTGCACATTTACATAATCATACACAATTTTCGGTTTTACAGTCTACCATCGGAATTAACGATCTGGTAAAAGAAGCGGTAAAATTTAAAATGCCGGCTGTGGCAATGACCGATACCGGAAATATGATGGGAGCGTTTCAGTTTGTAAGCGCGGTATTAAACCATAATAAAACAGCGGCAGCTAAAAATAAAGAAGCCGAGGAAAAAGGAGAAGAGCCAACTGAAGTTGAAGTGAAGCCAATTGTAGGCTGTGAATTCAATATTTGTGAAAACCACAAAGACAAAACCAAAAAAGACAACGGTTATCAGGTAGTCCTACTGGCTAAAAATAAAAAAGGGTATCACAATCTGGCTAAAATGTCTTCGATTGCCTATACCGACGGATTTTATTACGTACCCAGAATTGACAAAGCCATAGTCGAAAAATACAAAGAAGATATCATTGTTTTAACCGGTAACCTTTACGGAGAAGTGCCGAGTAAGATTTTAAATATCGGAGAAAATCAGGCAGAAGAAGCTTTGATTTGGTGGAAAGAACGGTTTGGCGATGATTTATATATTGAGGTCATGCGCCACAATCAGGAAGATGAAAATCGGGTAAACCAAACATTGATTGCCTTCTCTAAAAAACATAATATTAAGCTTGTAGCAACCAATAATACCTATTATGCAGCTAAAGAAGATGCCAATGCGCATGATATTTTACTGTGTGTAAAAGATGGGGAAAAACAAGCGACACCGATAGGTAGAGGACGCGGATACCGCTACGGATTACCGAATCAGGAATACTATTTCAAATCAGGTGAAGAGATGAAAAAGCTTTTTACCGATTTGCCTGAAGCGATTATCAATATTCAGGAGATTGTCGATAAAATTGAACCGTATTCCCTGTATCGGGATGTACTACTTCCGAAATTTGATATTCCGGAAGAATTTCAGGTTGCCGAAGATGAAGAAGATGGCGGAAAACGAGGGGAGAATAAATTCCTACGCCACTTGACCTATGTTGGAGCGGCAAAAAGATATGAGGAAATCACGGATGCTATTCGCGAACGTCTGGATTTTGAATTATTAACGATTGAAAAAACCGGATATCCGGGATACTTTTTGATTGTTCAGGATTTTATTGCCGAAGCCCGAAATCTCGATGTATCGGTCGGACCGGGACGGGGATCGGCTGCCGGATCTGCGGTAGCATATTGTCTTGGAATTACCAATATTGACCCGATTAAATACGACTTGCTTTTTGAGCGTTTCCTGAATCCGGATCGTGTATCCATGCCCGATATCGATATCGATTTCGATGACGAAGGCCGTGGACGTGTAATGGACTATGTAATCAATAAATATGGTGCCAATCAGGTTGCGCAGATTATTACCTATGGTAAAATGGCAACCAAATCGGCGATCAGGGATACGGCGAGGGTATTGGATTTGCCGTTGTTTGAAGCCGACAGGATTGCAAAACTGATCCCGGGAATGATGCCGTCCAAATGGAATTTGGCGCGTTTCCTTTCGGAAGATGAAGACCTGGTGAAAAAAGCCCTGAAATCATCGGAAGAATTTGATCGGGTTAAAGAATTAATTGCAATTGCAAGAGAAGAAGATCTGGCCGGTGAAACAATTCAGCAAGCGAAAACATTGGAAGGATCGTTACGAAATACAGGAATCCATGCCTGTGGGGTAATCATTACACCGGATGATATCACTAATTTCGTTCCGGTTACTACGGCGAAAGATTCGGATTTATATGTTACGCAGTTTGATAACTCTGTAGCGGAAAGTGCCGGATTGCTGAAAATGGACTTCCTGGGTCTGAAGACCCTTACATTGATTAAAGACACCGTGAAATTGGTGAAGTACAGAACCGGTATCGAACTGGATCCTGAAAACTTTCCGATTGATGATGTGGAAACATACGAACTGTTCCAAAGAGGTGAAACCGTCGGGATTTTCCAATACGAGTCACCCGGGATGCAGAAATACATGAAAGAGCTGAAACCGACTGTTTTTGCCGATCTTATTGCGATGAACGCCTTGTATCGTCCGGGACCGTTAGAATATATTCCTTCCTTTATTCGCCGAAAAAACGGAGATGAACCGATTGTATACGATTTGGATGCCTGCGAAGAATATTTGGGAGAAACCTACGGAATTACGGTATATCAGGAACAGGTAATGTTGCTGTCGCAAAAACTTGCCGATTTCTCAAAAGGGGATGCCGACGTATTGCGTAAAGCGATGGGTAAAAAACAGAAAGAAGTACTGGATAAAATGAAATCCAAGTTTATCGATCAGGCAGTAGCCAAAGGGCATGATGCGGTAAAACTGGATAAAATATGGAAAGACTGGGAAGCGTTTGCGAGTTATGCATTTAATAAATCCCACTCGACTTGTTATGCCTGGATTGCCTACCAGACGGCTTTTTTAAAGGCGCATTATCCGGCTGAATATATGGCAGCGGTACTGTCGAATAATATGAATGATATTAAACAGGTATCCTTCTTTATGGAAGAATGTAAGCGGATGGGACTTGAAGTACTTGGACCGGATGTGAACGAATCGTATTATAAATTTACGGTAAATGAAAATTATGCAGTCCGATTCGGAATGGGAGCGATCAAAGGTGTTGGTGGTGGTGCTGTAAATACAATAGTTGAAAATCGAAAGGACGGAAAATACAGATCAATATTTGATTTGTCGAAGCGAATCGATTTACGGGCGGCAAATAAAAAAGCATTTGAAAATTTAGCATTGGCCGGAGGATTTGATTGTTTTGCCAGTACACATCGGGCACAGTATTTTCATACGGATGGGGACAATCTGACCTTCCTTGAAAAAGCAATACGCTATGGCTCAAAATTCCAGGAAAATGAAAATTCATCTCAGGTTAGTCTTTTCGGAGAATCCAGTGATGTGCAAATTCCGGAGCCGGTTGTACCTCCTTGCGAAGAATGGAGTACAATGGAAAAGTTGGCTAAAGAAAAAGAAGTGGTCGGGATTTATATTTCCGGACATCCGCTGGATGATTATAAATTTGAAATGAAATATTTCTGTAATTCGGATCTGGATGCTCTTAAAAATATGGAATTACACGTCGGGAAAAACCTTAGTTTCGGAGGTATTGTTACCGGAGTAGAACACAGGGTGGCCAAAAACGGAATGGGATTCGCCAGTTTTAACCTTGAAGGTTATGATGAAAGTTACCGCTTTTCGATGTTTAGAGAAGATTATCTGAAATACCGTCATTTTCTGGTAGCCAATTATTTTATGTACTTTAAAGTAAATATAAAAGAAGGTTGGGTTAATAAAGAAGGAAAGCGTACAGAGCCGAGAATCCAGTTTTTAGATGTGAAACCATTACAGGATGTACTTCCTTCATTTGCGAAAAAATTGATTATTCAAATGAATATTAATGAGTTGCAACAAAATATGATTGCAGCTTTAAATGAAGTGTTCCAGATGAATAGAGGAGATCATAGTGTGACTTTTGAAGTGATGGAACTGGAAAAAATTAAACGCACCGTTGAGGTTGCGCCGGTAAATGAAGACGAAAATACTACAGATGAAGCGGTTGAGGATGTAGAAATAGAAATTCCGGAAGAAAAAGAAGAGATACGGGTAGTGACGAAATTAACTATGCCAAGTCGAAAACTGAAAATAAATATTTCAAATGAACTATTGCAGGAACTGGAAAAATTGCAGCTGAATTTCCGTTTGAACTAA
- a CDS encoding MFS transporter — translation MAQNSVFKPWVPNWAIILILIFCMLHSMVLLGVYTSNVTYSASFLDVDVEDLQFSLCVTYGTFLATIMIESRLFKFFPTKKYFIVIYSLAAITFILSAYTDNYSVFIMLRMAEGILMALPWIPLRQLLITRFKSKNAVIIGFSCNYGALLLASPFIMNIAVWLLENYDWTYMAYGSALFQVLCVALVMLTFNNNRFHKKIPLYQVDWASYILVLTAILCGSFFFIYGERKYWLDSPQIIMALIIALITGGLFIVRQQLVKRPCFDMAVFRYANLRTGFFLFVIFYISRATLNMCHSTMFAIWNWEPSRVAQVQYLNVIGNVIGMILAGIFLAKGVATRLIFSIGFLIFAVYHFWFTFLFVPDVALSDIVIPYILQGVAVGVLFVPLVLFTVSSVPVQYAPFSGTIGVTGRFWGSTIGFCLMQNAQVMLQKIHFTKLRQFVLSESPETNERLVKVTQSFVSKGYTTDDAYRLSVQQLINTVSKQAVLLSNMEIFTVMGYALLFLVILLLLNRHLKQTFDLFKNRVWGS, via the coding sequence ATGGCACAAAATAGTGTTTTTAAACCCTGGGTTCCGAACTGGGCAATTATTCTGATCCTTATTTTTTGTATGCTGCATTCGATGGTACTGTTGGGCGTTTATACTTCTAATGTAACATACTCGGCTAGTTTTCTCGATGTTGATGTTGAGGATTTGCAGTTTTCGCTATGTGTGACATACGGGACTTTTTTGGCTACAATTATGATCGAAAGCCGATTGTTTAAATTCTTCCCAACGAAAAAGTATTTTATTGTCATTTATAGTCTGGCGGCGATCACGTTTATATTGTCGGCTTATACAGATAATTATTCGGTTTTTATTATGCTGCGAATGGCCGAAGGAATATTGATGGCTTTACCCTGGATTCCTCTACGTCAATTGTTGATCACTCGATTTAAATCTAAAAATGCAGTGATCATTGGTTTTAGTTGTAATTACGGAGCCTTGTTGTTGGCTTCTCCTTTTATAATGAATATAGCGGTTTGGTTGCTTGAAAATTACGACTGGACTTATATGGCGTACGGATCGGCATTGTTTCAGGTGTTATGTGTGGCTTTGGTAATGCTGACGTTTAACAATAATCGGTTTCATAAAAAAATTCCGTTGTATCAGGTCGATTGGGCGAGTTATATTTTAGTGCTGACAGCTATTTTGTGCGGCTCATTTTTCTTTATTTACGGCGAACGAAAATATTGGTTGGATTCACCGCAGATTATCATGGCGTTAATAATAGCCTTAATTACAGGCGGATTGTTTATCGTACGTCAGCAATTGGTAAAAAGACCTTGCTTTGATATGGCTGTATTTCGTTATGCAAATCTTAGAACCGGCTTTTTTCTTTTTGTGATTTTTTATATTTCGAGAGCAACGCTAAACATGTGTCATAGTACAATGTTTGCAATCTGGAATTGGGAACCTTCCCGGGTGGCGCAGGTACAGTATTTAAATGTAATCGGAAATGTAATCGGAATGATACTGGCCGGGATTTTTCTGGCAAAAGGTGTGGCGACACGACTTATTTTTAGTATCGGTTTTTTAATTTTTGCAGTGTATCATTTTTGGTTTACGTTTCTTTTTGTGCCGGATGTAGCCTTGTCGGATATTGTGATTCCGTATATATTACAAGGCGTGGCAGTGGGTGTATTATTTGTTCCGCTGGTGTTGTTTACAGTGTCTTCTGTTCCGGTTCAATACGCGCCTTTTTCCGGGACAATTGGTGTAACAGGCCGTTTTTGGGGGAGTACAATCGGCTTTTGTCTGATGCAGAATGCGCAGGTCATGCTTCAAAAAATACATTTTACAAAGCTTCGCCAGTTTGTGTTGTCCGAAAGTCCGGAAACAAATGAGCGATTGGTAAAAGTGACGCAAAGTTTTGTTAGTAAAGGATATACAACGGATGATGCTTATCGGTTGTCGGTTCAGCAACTGATTAATACGGTTTCAAAACAGGCAGTATTGCTTTCGAATATGGAGATTTTTACCGTGATGGGATATGCATTATTGTTTTTAGTAATCTTATTATTACTAAACCGACACCTGAAACAAACGTTCGATCTTTTTAAAAACAGGGTATGGGGAAGTTAG
- a CDS encoding HlyD family secretion protein, with amino-acid sequence MGTQKGPKAHRSFHTLITVIASIIVFSGIVIGIWFLIFYNNHEETNDAQVDQYVTPVMARITGFVQEVRYEENQLVHKGDTLVVIDNREYKSHLNRALADVTNAQQNINVLEKNVATVSNTASVQESQLAAAKTEVWKTGQDYQRYKALLQEEAATEQQLEQVKAAYETAKARYDEIRKMIRTTALSTAEANSKIPTATAVVESNKALADNASLFLSYTVITAPYDGWVGKKTIQPGQMVKEGQTLVSIVSKEKWVTANFKETQVQYLEIGQEVELKADAVKGRVFRGVVESLSPASGARFSLLPPDNATGNFVKIEQRIPVRIRLMENDEQTRFLRAGMNVIVIAEHR; translated from the coding sequence ATGGGGACACAAAAGGGGCCAAAGGCACATCGTTCTTTTCATACATTGATTACCGTTATCGCAAGTATTATCGTTTTTAGCGGAATCGTAATCGGAATCTGGTTTCTGATTTTTTATAACAACCATGAAGAAACCAATGACGCACAAGTCGATCAGTATGTTACTCCGGTAATGGCGCGGATTACGGGCTTTGTGCAAGAAGTTCGTTACGAAGAAAATCAGTTGGTTCATAAAGGAGATACGCTGGTTGTAATTGATAACAGGGAATATAAATCGCATTTAAACCGGGCATTGGCTGATGTTACGAATGCTCAGCAAAATATAAACGTACTGGAAAAAAATGTAGCGACGGTGTCTAATACGGCTTCAGTACAGGAATCGCAATTGGCAGCCGCCAAAACGGAAGTCTGGAAAACGGGTCAGGATTATCAGCGTTATAAGGCTTTGTTGCAGGAAGAAGCGGCTACTGAACAGCAATTGGAACAAGTGAAAGCGGCTTACGAAACCGCTAAGGCGCGTTATGATGAAATAAGAAAAATGATTCGTACAACAGCGTTGAGTACGGCGGAAGCCAATTCGAAAATTCCAACGGCAACGGCGGTTGTGGAGTCGAATAAAGCGTTGGCGGACAATGCTTCTCTTTTCTTGTCGTATACTGTAATTACAGCGCCATATGATGGTTGGGTCGGAAAAAAAACAATACAGCCGGGTCAGATGGTAAAGGAAGGTCAGACATTGGTGTCGATTGTGAGTAAGGAGAAATGGGTAACGGCAAATTTTAAAGAAACTCAGGTGCAATACCTGGAAATTGGTCAGGAAGTGGAATTAAAAGCGGATGCTGTAAAAGGGCGTGTCTTTCGCGGTGTGGTAGAATCGCTATCACCGGCTAGTGGCGCACGATTTTCGTTGTTACCGCCGGATAATGCCACCGGTAACTTTGTAAAAATCGAACAACGGATTCCGGTTCGCATCCGACTGATGGAAAATGACGAGCAAACCCGGTTTTTACGAGCGGGGATGAATGTGATTGTGATCGCGGAACACCGATAG
- a CDS encoding TolC family protein: protein MHRNRLVFSDHKKKSISGSLLGTILIITGVTTINAQQVTRLNLHDALQTATENNRFVQKAAIEKHITKENVKEKKELRLPDVELHSLYSRITNLTEFQSGFLQGKQVTKTIPEIYDVSASFRMPLYAGNKIRTTIKIAEKESELAELKAEKTANDVKLRVVASFLNIYKMMELQGILSESIKEEKERLKEVQSFKKHGTVTKNEVLSAELQLSDRELDSLTNQKNIAIALHDLKTILQLREEQQIELDTTQLLSALHKGETYEFFLKEAMNNEEMKMAGKEVEIGMLEKKRVRANYFPVISLFGNYSFKYPNYMFFPPDPYLYSLGQVGVEATFNLSNLHKNKTKSRLADQQLEKQKMEAGIIKDAVEDAIFADYTHYQETRARIPVTDKALALATENYRIVKLKYLNQLVLITEMIDADNALLEARFKNTATKIDAVMKYYELLHTADMLH, encoded by the coding sequence ATGCATCGCAACAGGCTGGTTTTTTCAGACCACAAAAAAAAGAGCATTTCAGGTAGCCTTTTAGGGACTATTCTGATCATTACAGGGGTGACTACAATAAACGCCCAGCAAGTTACCCGGTTAAACTTGCATGATGCATTACAAACGGCAACGGAGAACAATCGGTTTGTTCAAAAAGCGGCTATTGAAAAGCATATCACAAAGGAAAACGTAAAAGAAAAAAAAGAATTGCGATTACCGGATGTGGAATTGCATTCGCTGTACTCCCGAATTACGAATCTGACGGAATTTCAAAGTGGCTTTCTTCAGGGAAAGCAGGTGACTAAGACGATTCCGGAAATTTATGATGTTTCGGCCTCATTCCGAATGCCGTTATATGCCGGGAATAAAATTCGTACTACCATAAAAATAGCGGAAAAAGAATCGGAATTAGCGGAATTAAAAGCTGAAAAAACAGCTAATGATGTGAAGTTAAGAGTGGTTGCTTCCTTTCTGAATATTTATAAAATGATGGAACTTCAGGGCATTCTGTCGGAAAGTATAAAGGAAGAAAAAGAACGACTTAAAGAGGTTCAGTCATTTAAAAAACATGGTACGGTAACTAAGAATGAAGTGTTAAGTGCGGAGTTGCAACTGTCAGATCGGGAATTGGATTCGCTGACCAACCAAAAGAATATCGCAATTGCACTACATGATCTGAAAACTATATTGCAGCTTAGAGAAGAGCAGCAAATAGAATTGGATACTACACAATTACTTTCTGCATTGCACAAAGGAGAAACGTATGAATTTTTCTTAAAAGAGGCGATGAATAATGAAGAGATGAAAATGGCAGGTAAAGAAGTAGAAATCGGTATGCTGGAAAAGAAAAGGGTACGGGCAAATTATTTTCCGGTGATTAGCCTTTTCGGAAACTACAGCTTTAAATATCCGAATTATATGTTTTTTCCGCCGGATCCGTATCTCTATTCGTTGGGACAGGTTGGTGTAGAAGCTACTTTTAATCTGTCGAATCTGCATAAAAACAAAACAAAATCCAGATTAGCCGATCAGCAATTGGAAAAGCAAAAAATGGAGGCCGGAATCATAAAAGATGCCGTCGAGGATGCGATTTTTGCAGATTATACACACTATCAGGAAACGAGGGCGCGTATTCCGGTTACGGATAAAGCATTGGCTCTGGCGACTGAAAATTACCGTATAGTTAAATTAAAATACCTGAACCAATTGGTGTTAATTACCGAAATGATTGATGCCGACAATGCTTTACTGGAAGCCCGATTTAAAAATACGGCCACAAAAATTGATGCGGTAATGAAATACTACGAATTACTGCATACAGCAGACATGCTACACTGA
- a CDS encoding DUF6252 family protein, which produces MKKILSLVVLMAAFTSCEENVQFNDPSLQGEKNYGLWRAADAHASIGADGSVTIEGITVDEQVVLRTSSFQNGTYSLGTTDQSNRASFISTMNGVEDIFTTGVTNGPASKIALLNGGTGYGNSTAAFTTGGSGTGLQVAVLTTSGVVTNALISLRGNGYVPGDIVTIVGGDNQAKFRVVNVQGSDGEITIEKIENGTITGKFKFHARNDNDSIVSYQNGVFYKIPIY; this is translated from the coding sequence ATGAAAAAAATACTTTCCCTTGTAGTTCTTATGGCAGCATTCACTTCTTGTGAGGAGAACGTACAGTTTAATGATCCGTCTCTTCAGGGTGAAAAGAATTATGGTTTATGGAGAGCTGCTGATGCTCATGCTTCTATCGGAGCTGACGGATCGGTTACAATTGAGGGAATCACTGTTGATGAGCAAGTGGTTTTAAGAACGTCTTCTTTTCAAAATGGTACCTATTCTTTAGGAACTACAGATCAAAGTAACAGAGCAAGTTTTATCTCGACTATGAACGGAGTGGAAGATATTTTTACAACCGGTGTTACTAACGGACCGGCAAGTAAGATTGCTTTATTAAACGGAGGAACGGGATATGGTAACAGTACCGCTGCTTTTACAACGGGAGGTTCCGGAACGGGTTTACAGGTAGCTGTTTTAACAACTTCGGGTGTTGTAACGAATGCTTTGATTAGCTTACGCGGAAACGGATATGTACCGGGTGACATCGTTACAATTGTTGGTGGAGATAATCAGGCGAAATTCCGCGTGGTTAATGTTCAGGGAAGCGATGGTGAAATTACTATTGAGAAAATTGAAAACGGAACAATTACCGGAAAATTCAAATTCCATGCTAGAAATGATAATGATAGTATTGTATCGTATCAAAACGGAGTATTCTATAAAATTCCAATTTATTAA
- a CDS encoding 30S ribosomal protein S16: protein MSVKIRLQRHGKKGKPFYWIVAADARAKRDGKFLEKIGTYNPNTNPATIDLNLDSAVQWLHNGAQPTDTARAILSYKGALLKHHLDGGVRKGALTQEQADAKLAAWLDEKVSKVDAKKDGLIKAQADAKAKALKAEQEVNAKRLAAAEEAAKAAEAAATEEAASTEDVAEEAAPAVEENNEETQA from the coding sequence ATGTCAGTAAAAATTAGATTACAAAGACATGGTAAAAAAGGGAAACCTTTTTACTGGATCGTTGCAGCTGATGCTCGCGCAAAAAGAGATGGTAAATTCTTAGAAAAAATCGGAACTTACAATCCAAACACTAACCCGGCTACTATCGACTTAAACCTTGACAGTGCTGTACAATGGTTACACAACGGTGCTCAGCCAACTGACACTGCAAGAGCTATCCTTTCTTACAAAGGTGCTTTATTAAAACACCACTTAGACGGAGGTGTTCGTAAAGGTGCTTTAACTCAAGAGCAAGCTGATGCTAAATTAGCTGCTTGGTTAGACGAAAAAGTATCTAAAGTTGACGCTAAAAAAGACGGTTTAATCAAAGCTCAGGCTGATGCTAAAGCTAAAGCGTTAAAAGCAGAGCAAGAAGTTAACGCTAAGCGTTTAGCTGCTGCTGAAGAAGCTGCTAAAGCTGCTGAGGCTGCTGCTACTGAAGAAGCTGCATCTACAGAAGATGTTGCTGAAGAGGCTGCTCCTGCTGTTGAAGAAAACAACGAAGAAACTCAAGCTTAA
- the rimM gene encoding ribosome maturation factor RimM (Essential for efficient processing of 16S rRNA) has protein sequence MRKEECFYLGKIAKKFSFKGEVLAYLDTDEPEMYEELESVFVEFNNNLVPFFIESCSLHKNDFLRIRFEDVESEEEADKLLGCPLYLPLSALPKLEGNKFYFHEVIGFDVEDTRLGLIGKITSINDSTAQPLFEIIFNGIEILIPMIDNFIVTIDRANKKVVLNTPEGLVDLYLNN, from the coding sequence ATGCGTAAAGAAGAATGCTTCTATTTAGGTAAAATCGCTAAAAAATTCAGCTTTAAAGGTGAAGTTCTGGCTTATTTAGACACGGACGAACCTGAAATGTACGAAGAATTGGAATCAGTTTTTGTTGAATTCAACAATAATCTGGTTCCTTTTTTTATTGAAAGCTGTTCGCTACATAAAAACGATTTTCTAAGAATTCGTTTTGAAGATGTAGAAAGCGAAGAGGAAGCCGACAAATTACTCGGATGTCCTTTATATTTACCGCTAAGTGCCCTTCCTAAACTGGAAGGCAATAAATTTTATTTCCACGAAGTTATCGGTTTTGATGTCGAAGACACCCGGCTAGGGTTAATCGGAAAAATCACTTCCATTAACGACAGTACTGCTCAACCTTTATTTGAAATCATTTTTAACGGAATTGAAATCTTAATTCCGATGATTGATAACTTTATTGTTACGATTGACAGAGCGAATAAAAAAGTGGTTCTTAACACTCCGGAAGGTCTGGTTGATTTATACCTGAACAATTAA